A stretch of the Tannerella serpentiformis genome encodes the following:
- a CDS encoding DUF2023 family protein, whose protein sequence is MVAETKQIVGSAEIKVLYNHIYEYKKGVRNLILYTLNEQYVSHACERLDKQRIPYLIQRAGKNNINIYFGQPECIETIRSFVSRPLNTLTPEEDFILGALLGYNICEQCKRFCTKKKTACRA, encoded by the coding sequence ATGGTCGCCGAGACGAAGCAGATAGTGGGATCGGCCGAGATCAAAGTCTTGTACAATCACATCTATGAGTACAAGAAAGGCGTTCGAAACCTGATCCTTTACACGTTGAACGAGCAATATGTGTCCCACGCCTGTGAGCGATTGGACAAGCAGCGTATCCCCTACCTCATTCAGCGCGCGGGAAAGAACAACATCAATATCTACTTCGGACAACCGGAATGCATCGAAACGATCCGAAGTTTCGTCTCCCGACCACTGAATACGCTTACGCCTGAAGAGGATTTCATCCTCGGTGCACTATTGGGATACAACATTTGCGAACAGTGCAAGCGCTTCTGCACAAAGAAGAAGACCGCTTGCCGAGCTTAA
- a CDS encoding adenosylcobinamide-GDP ribazoletransferase, with the protein MIDDMFAALTFFTRLPWWRIHRVPADSFKRLVAYWPLTGWITGGVMAGVFWLIATADLPFIFGLICALAARLLLTGALHEDGLADFIDGFGGGRTRERTLAIMKDSHIGTYGVLSLIVYVALWLCTATILADYMEGYLFFVLFLGDIWAKWCASQVINLLPYVRREDECKIRAVYDPMSTASLTAGLLFAFVPLMAGSAWLFWEGFEFLIGGLWVTAAASVGTMLLLVWYMRHRLGGYTGDCCGATFLLCELSFLFMLNIVWMFF; encoded by the coding sequence ATGATAGATGACATGTTTGCGGCGCTGACGTTCTTCACGCGGCTGCCGTGGTGGCGGATACATCGCGTGCCCGCCGACAGTTTCAAGCGGCTCGTCGCCTACTGGCCCCTTACCGGATGGATCACAGGCGGCGTGATGGCTGGCGTCTTTTGGCTGATCGCCACCGCCGACCTGCCCTTCATCTTCGGCCTCATCTGCGCCTTGGCCGCACGTCTGCTCCTCACCGGCGCCCTGCACGAGGACGGTCTGGCTGACTTCATCGACGGCTTCGGTGGCGGTCGTACCCGTGAGCGCACGCTGGCCATTATGAAAGACTCCCACATCGGCACTTATGGCGTGCTGAGCCTCATTGTCTACGTCGCTCTCTGGCTCTGCACGGCCACGATCTTGGCCGACTACATGGAGGGGTATCTCTTCTTCGTTCTCTTCCTCGGCGACATCTGGGCCAAATGGTGCGCCTCGCAGGTGATCAACCTCCTGCCTTACGTCCGCCGTGAGGATGAATGCAAGATCCGAGCCGTCTACGATCCCATGTCTACCGCCTCTCTCACCGCCGGGCTGCTTTTCGCCTTTGTGCCACTGATGGCCGGATCGGCATGGCTTTTCTGGGAAGGCTTCGAGTTCCTCATCGGCGGACTCTGGGTGACTGCGGCAGCCTCGGTGGGCACCATGCTGTTGCTCGTGTGGTACATGCGACATCGCCTCGGCGGTTACACGGGCGACTGTTGTGGCGCTACCTTCCTACTCTGCGAACTCTCTTTCCTTTTCATGCTGAATATCGTATGGATGTTTTTCTGA
- a CDS encoding TonB-dependent receptor plug domain-containing protein, which translates to MSIGSIYIRKTTTLMLCAWASVVVVTAQERDTTLERRIDEVTVTATPTPRRLTATIPVQVVTGEAIRTLGLQNMADAVRRFAGTTVRDYGGIGGMKTVSVRSLGAHHTAISYDQVAMSNTQAGQIDIGRLSLDNVAMLTLSVGQEEDLLQSARMSASAAVLSIRTEVPQFTSKRRHSLQAHIRAGSFGFINPYLRLATRWNAHTALSVDANLLRADGVYPFTLVNGSERTREKRYNSDIRSWHSEANLYRTTDRSELRAKVYAFRSERGLPGSVVLYRTGNSERLWDENFFAQANYRWKANDRWTVQAQGKYNYSWNKYEDTDPKYEGGRQTDLNTQHEYYASLAAMGQITDRFKLSLAQDGAINTLNNNVNDNPAPIRFTSLTALRARYRLGRVTMVGTALATLITERVKRGDRPADRSQFTPSFSLTYRPLSDLDLNLRALYKKTFRVPTFNDLYYLRIGNTGLRPELADEYNIGLTWTAAPARLIDQITLTWDGYYNEVRDKIVAFPSTYVWRMVNFGRVRIFGFDVALTAGVPLTHGVRVDLQANYTYQRATDVTSPEAKNYRDQIPYTPLHSGSGSAALRTPWIDAAYTVVAVGDRYYMSQNLPENRVNGYAEHTIALSRTFHIHHPDGCRIRVQAECVNWMDTQYDIIKYYPMPGRSFRATVAVTL; encoded by the coding sequence ATGTCTATCGGATCTATCTACATACGTAAGACTACGACACTCATGCTCTGCGCATGGGCCTCCGTTGTCGTGGTCACGGCTCAGGAGCGCGATACAACCTTAGAACGTCGCATCGATGAGGTTACCGTCACCGCTACACCTACGCCACGGCGACTGACAGCCACTATCCCCGTACAAGTAGTCACGGGCGAGGCCATTCGTACCCTTGGATTGCAAAATATGGCCGATGCCGTACGCCGTTTTGCAGGAACCACCGTCCGTGACTACGGCGGAATTGGCGGCATGAAAACAGTCTCCGTGCGTAGCCTCGGCGCCCATCACACGGCGATCAGTTACGACCAAGTGGCAATGAGCAACACGCAGGCCGGACAGATAGATATCGGTCGTTTATCCCTCGATAACGTGGCCATGCTCACCCTCTCAGTCGGTCAGGAGGAGGATCTGCTGCAATCCGCCCGCATGTCAGCGTCAGCAGCTGTGCTCAGCATCCGCACCGAGGTACCTCAATTCACATCCAAGCGCCGCCACAGTCTGCAAGCCCACATCCGAGCTGGATCTTTTGGCTTCATCAACCCTTACCTGCGACTTGCCACTCGATGGAATGCCCATACCGCGCTCTCGGTCGACGCTAATCTGCTCCGAGCTGATGGCGTCTATCCGTTTACGTTAGTCAATGGCTCTGAGCGTACCCGAGAAAAACGGTATAACTCAGACATTCGTTCTTGGCACTCCGAGGCCAACCTCTATCGCACCACAGATCGCAGTGAGCTTCGCGCCAAAGTCTACGCTTTCCGATCCGAACGTGGATTGCCTGGTAGCGTCGTCCTCTATCGCACAGGAAATAGTGAACGATTGTGGGATGAAAATTTCTTTGCCCAAGCTAATTATCGATGGAAGGCCAACGATCGATGGACCGTACAGGCGCAAGGTAAATACAACTACTCTTGGAATAAATATGAGGACACCGATCCGAAATATGAGGGCGGCCGCCAGACGGATCTCAACACCCAACATGAATATTATGCCTCTCTTGCCGCAATGGGCCAGATCACGGACCGATTCAAGCTCTCGCTGGCCCAAGATGGCGCCATCAATACGCTGAACAATAACGTAAACGACAATCCCGCGCCCATCCGATTCACTTCCCTCACGGCCCTGCGCGCGCGGTACCGACTCGGACGTGTTACCATGGTCGGAACGGCCCTGGCTACGCTGATCACGGAGCGTGTCAAGCGTGGCGATCGCCCCGCCGACCGAAGTCAATTCACACCCTCTTTCTCCCTGACCTACCGACCCCTATCTGATCTTGACCTCAACCTCCGCGCGCTCTACAAGAAGACCTTCCGCGTGCCTACGTTCAACGATCTGTACTACCTCCGCATAGGTAACACCGGACTAAGGCCTGAACTGGCCGACGAATACAACATCGGCCTCACATGGACTGCCGCGCCCGCTCGCCTGATCGACCAAATCACGCTTACATGGGATGGATATTACAATGAAGTGCGTGACAAGATCGTGGCTTTCCCCTCCACGTACGTGTGGCGGATGGTCAACTTCGGACGGGTACGCATCTTCGGCTTCGACGTCGCTCTCACGGCCGGTGTACCCCTTACCCACGGCGTGCGCGTCGATCTTCAGGCCAATTACACCTATCAGCGCGCCACGGATGTGACTTCACCCGAAGCAAAGAACTACCGCGACCAAATTCCCTACACTCCCCTCCATTCGGGGAGTGGCTCCGCGGCCCTGCGCACGCCTTGGATCGATGCGGCTTATACCGTCGTGGCCGTGGGCGATCGTTACTACATGAGCCAAAATCTACCCGAAAATCGCGTCAACGGTTACGCCGAACATACGATTGCTCTCTCGCGTACGTTTCATATACATCACCCCGATGGATGTCGCATCCGCGTGCAGGCGGAGTGTGTCAATTGGATGGATACACAATACGACATCATCAAATACTACCCCATGCCCGGTCGGAGCTTCCGCGCCACCGTGGCGGTCACACTCTAA
- the cobT gene encoding nicotinate-nucleotide--dimethylbenzimidazole phosphoribosyltransferase has protein sequence MHPFDIRKPDDAIRPALQQKIDNLTKPKGALGRLEELALQIGLIQQTLSPSLSHPHNLIFAADHGITAEGVSFSPREVTWQQCIHFATSTGGGVNYLCRQHGFTLRIIDVGVDYDFPPELPIIPRKVGRGTRNFLHEPAMTTDEMDACIAHGAEAVRAVHEEGCNVVSLGEMGIGNTSASSIWMACLAGIPLERCVGAGSGLSDEGVRRKLSVLSRALDHYTGDRTDPRSVMRHFGGYEMVAAVGAILQAAELGMLILVDGFILTNCMLAARALCPDVMAYAIFGHCGGESGHQLVLDALHARPLLNLGMRLGEGTGAICAYPIVDSAVRMINEMDTFEGGRVTKYFK, from the coding sequence ATGCATCCTTTCGATATCCGAAAGCCGGACGACGCGATCCGCCCGGCGCTGCAACAAAAGATTGACAACCTGACCAAGCCCAAGGGAGCGCTTGGGCGGCTTGAGGAGCTGGCCCTACAAATCGGGCTTATACAGCAAACCCTCAGCCCCTCGCTCAGCCATCCGCACAACCTCATTTTCGCTGCCGACCACGGCATCACGGCCGAGGGCGTCAGCTTCTCGCCGCGCGAAGTGACGTGGCAGCAGTGCATCCACTTCGCCACCTCGACCGGAGGCGGCGTCAACTACCTCTGCCGGCAACACGGCTTCACGCTCCGCATTATCGACGTCGGCGTGGACTATGATTTCCCGCCCGAACTCCCCATCATCCCCCGGAAGGTGGGCCGCGGCACACGCAACTTCCTCCACGAGCCGGCCATGACGACCGACGAAATGGACGCTTGTATAGCGCACGGTGCCGAAGCCGTCCGGGCCGTCCACGAGGAGGGTTGCAACGTTGTCAGCTTGGGCGAGATGGGCATCGGCAACACCTCTGCGTCGTCGATATGGATGGCCTGCCTCGCGGGCATCCCCCTGGAGCGCTGCGTGGGCGCCGGATCGGGCCTCTCGGACGAGGGCGTGCGCCGCAAGCTCAGTGTCCTCAGCCGCGCTTTGGACCATTACACCGGCGATCGGACGGATCCACGGAGCGTCATGCGCCATTTTGGGGGCTACGAGATGGTGGCCGCCGTCGGGGCCATCCTGCAAGCGGCCGAGCTGGGTATGCTCATCCTCGTCGACGGATTCATCCTCACCAACTGCATGCTGGCCGCCCGTGCGCTCTGCCCAGACGTGATGGCATACGCCATCTTCGGCCATTGCGGCGGCGAGTCGGGGCATCAGCTCGTCCTTGACGCCCTCCATGCGCGTCCGCTGCTCAACCTCGGCATGCGGCTCGGCGAGGGCACCGGTGCCATCTGCGCCTATCCGATTGTCGACTCCGCCGTCCGCATGATCAACGAGATGGACACCTTCGAAGGCGGACGCGTCACGAAGTATTTCAAGTAA
- a CDS encoding DoxX family protein, which yields MKNRDLGLLIIRLSVGLLMLPHGISKLANAEAFGYIVSLLTERGLPTALGYGVYLGEILAPLMVALGYRTRLGALVMVGTGLFVLFLAYADSLFSLTPHGGWAPELPGLFLFGALGLFFTGGGKFALSTRSRWD from the coding sequence ATGAAGAATCGAGATTTAGGACTACTCATCATCCGCCTCTCCGTGGGTCTGCTCATGTTGCCGCACGGAATCAGCAAGCTGGCCAACGCCGAGGCCTTCGGCTACATCGTGTCGCTGCTCACGGAGCGCGGCCTGCCCACCGCCCTGGGCTACGGCGTCTACCTGGGCGAGATCCTCGCCCCGCTCATGGTGGCCCTCGGCTACCGCACTCGCCTCGGCGCGCTCGTCATGGTTGGCACGGGCCTCTTTGTGCTCTTCTTGGCCTACGCCGACAGCCTCTTCAGTCTCACGCCCCACGGCGGTTGGGCGCCCGAGTTGCCCGGCCTTTTCCTCTTCGGTGCGCTGGGCCTCTTCTTCACCGGCGGTGGCAAGTTCGCCCTCTCCACCCGCAGCCGGTGGGACTAA
- the fldA gene encoding flavodoxin FldA: MGKTAIIYGSTTGTTEDIAGRIASKLNIAQGDIYEISKVTADTVAGYDTLLLGSSTWGSGDLQDDWYDGIETLKGADLAGKKIALFGCGDSSSYSDTFCSALGTIYNDLKDSGATFVGSVDPSDYTFDGSDAVVDGQFVGLPIDEVNESDKTDERISNWVASL; this comes from the coding sequence ATGGGAAAGACAGCCATCATTTACGGTTCGACCACGGGTACGACCGAAGACATCGCAGGCCGCATCGCCTCGAAATTGAATATCGCTCAAGGAGACATTTACGAGATCTCTAAAGTTACCGCCGACACCGTAGCCGGCTACGACACCCTGCTGCTGGGTAGCTCCACTTGGGGCAGCGGCGACCTGCAGGACGACTGGTACGACGGCATTGAGACCCTCAAGGGTGCCGACTTGGCCGGTAAGAAGATCGCCCTCTTTGGCTGCGGCGATTCATCCTCTTACTCTGACACCTTCTGCAGCGCGCTGGGAACGATCTACAACGACCTGAAGGATTCGGGCGCCACGTTCGTAGGCAGCGTAGATCCGTCGGACTACACCTTCGACGGCTCTGACGCCGTTGTTGACGGACAGTTCGTTGGTCTCCCGATCGACGAGGTGAACGAGTCGGACAAAACCGACGAGCGCATCAGCAACTGGGTAGCATCGCTTTAA
- a CDS encoding ABC transporter substrate-binding protein, whose amino-acid sequence MLCLTFSCNVGQRSSMPQASDAGASVDSLRYARGLTITRHTDFTVVELRDPWNEGRLLHRYLLVPRSAAALPEGMPEGTVVRTPLRRMVVYTSVHCALLNELGASDGIAGVCEAQYVHVEPVLNGLRNGTVADLGEATSPDIEGMIRIGADAILASPFQNAGYGPAEKIGLPIIECADYMEADPLGRAEWIRFLGLLTDREATADSLFRSTEAAYLRVRALTDTISKRPTLLVGKKYGSAWHVPNGASYMARMYQDAGADYVFRDLPGSGSTPLTFEAVIDRAQHADLWLIQYNADVNMTYGSLRAEYTPYASFDAFAGRHIYGCNTHNSHYYEEIPLHPDRLLSDLIAIIHPRLLPGHKLHYFAPLGE is encoded by the coding sequence ATGCTCTGCCTCACGTTCAGCTGTAACGTGGGGCAGCGCTCTTCTATGCCTCAGGCTTCCGACGCCGGCGCGTCAGTGGACTCCCTGCGCTATGCAAGGGGTCTCACCATCACGCGCCACACTGATTTTACCGTAGTAGAGCTGCGCGATCCTTGGAACGAGGGTCGGTTGTTGCATCGTTACCTGCTCGTGCCGCGTTCCGCAGCTGCGTTGCCTGAAGGAATGCCTGAGGGCACCGTGGTACGCACTCCTCTCCGCCGTATGGTGGTCTATACGTCCGTCCATTGCGCACTTCTCAACGAATTAGGGGCCTCCGACGGCATCGCGGGCGTATGCGAGGCCCAATATGTGCACGTCGAGCCCGTGCTTAACGGATTGCGCAACGGTACAGTGGCCGACTTGGGCGAGGCTACCTCACCCGACATCGAAGGGATGATCCGCATTGGCGCGGACGCCATCCTCGCCTCGCCATTTCAGAACGCCGGCTATGGGCCAGCCGAAAAAATCGGTCTTCCGATCATCGAATGTGCCGATTATATGGAGGCCGACCCGTTAGGAAGGGCCGAATGGATCCGTTTTCTCGGACTCCTGACCGATAGAGAGGCCACAGCCGACAGTCTTTTCCGCTCCACCGAAGCAGCATACCTCCGCGTGCGCGCGCTGACGGACACTATTTCGAAGCGCCCCACGCTTTTGGTGGGGAAGAAATACGGTTCCGCCTGGCATGTGCCTAACGGGGCGAGTTACATGGCTCGCATGTACCAAGATGCGGGTGCGGACTATGTTTTTCGTGATCTGCCCGGCTCGGGAAGCACTCCGCTGACGTTTGAGGCCGTTATCGACCGTGCGCAACATGCTGATTTATGGCTTATTCAGTATAATGCCGATGTGAATATGACCTACGGGTCGCTCCGAGCCGAATACACACCTTATGCGAGCTTCGACGCCTTCGCGGGTAGACATATCTACGGCTGCAACACCCACAATTCGCACTATTACGAAGAGATCCCCCTCCATCCAGACCGTCTCCTGAGCGATCTCATCGCCATCATCCACCCCAGACTCCTACCCGGCCATAAGCTCCACTACTTCGCACCGTTAGGAGAGTAA
- a CDS encoding YncE family protein, whose translation MKIKQSLFSVWCMLAIALAFTACSKDDDPKPNDDGTKLTLPASRVFILNEGSFKQNNAGITFYAPNKDGSFIADVYRMQNEKGLGDTGQDMIIHGDYIYVTVYNSGLLLKLNTAGVEQKRLAFNKEDGLPRHLFALDGKLYVTLYSGKVAKVDAETLTIEGYANVGENPEGIAYANGYLCVANSGMGKGTTVTIIDANSMLVTNNITVAQNPEKVLVSEGKFFVQGYGGSYPNYTYPVQLVDISTGAVKTIAKATNFCEYRGTIYMVYSDTDWKTYKTTNTFSSYDVRTGTLNSSNFLNNMPDALGSTSVYMMEVNPNNGDIYIGTSDYKTNGDIYRFDRNGKLIEKFSSGGINPNNAVFFN comes from the coding sequence ATGAAAATCAAACAATCTCTTTTCAGTGTATGGTGTATGCTTGCCATCGCGTTGGCATTCACCGCGTGTAGCAAAGACGACGATCCGAAGCCCAATGATGACGGCACCAAACTCACGTTGCCCGCTTCTCGCGTCTTTATTCTTAACGAAGGCTCGTTCAAACAGAACAATGCCGGCATTACCTTCTATGCCCCGAACAAGGATGGCAGCTTCATCGCTGATGTATATAGGATGCAGAACGAGAAGGGCCTGGGTGATACAGGGCAGGACATGATTATCCACGGCGATTACATCTATGTAACCGTCTACAACTCGGGTCTGCTGCTCAAGCTCAATACTGCTGGCGTGGAGCAGAAGCGACTCGCCTTCAATAAGGAGGATGGATTGCCGAGACACCTCTTTGCCCTCGATGGAAAGCTCTATGTCACCCTCTACAGTGGCAAGGTGGCCAAGGTGGACGCAGAAACATTGACCATTGAAGGCTATGCCAACGTGGGCGAAAACCCTGAAGGCATTGCTTATGCCAACGGCTATCTCTGCGTAGCCAACTCTGGGATGGGAAAAGGCACCACCGTGACCATTATTGACGCTAATTCCATGCTTGTAACGAACAACATCACCGTGGCACAGAACCCGGAGAAGGTGCTTGTCTCCGAAGGCAAATTCTTTGTGCAGGGATACGGCGGTAGTTATCCCAACTACACCTATCCTGTGCAGCTCGTTGACATTTCTACTGGTGCCGTCAAGACCATAGCCAAGGCTACGAACTTTTGTGAGTATCGCGGCACGATTTATATGGTTTACAGCGACACGGATTGGAAGACTTACAAGACGACCAACACCTTCTCCAGCTATGATGTCCGCACTGGCACGTTGAACAGCAGTAACTTCTTGAACAATATGCCCGACGCGCTCGGCTCAACGAGTGTCTACATGATGGAAGTGAACCCCAACAACGGAGACATCTACATCGGAACGTCTGATTATAAGACCAACGGCGACATCTACCGCTTCGATCGTAATGGTAAGCTCATCGAAAAGTTCAGCTCCGGAGGTATTAACCCGAACAACGCCGTCTTTTTCAATTGA
- the cobC gene encoding alpha-ribazole phosphatase, translated as MDVFLIRHTSVDVPSGTCYGHTDVALRPTFPEEAARVKQQLDAYTFDAVYTSPLSRCTRLAAYCGYPDALRDDRLKEMNMGEWEMQLFDAITDPRIQEWYDDYLHVAPTGGESYPDMQRRISAFLDELRETGHSRVALFAHGGVLMCARVHAGQLPPAEALRQLTPFGGIIRITL; from the coding sequence ATGGATGTTTTTCTGATTCGCCACACCTCTGTGGATGTGCCGTCAGGCACCTGCTACGGTCATACCGACGTAGCCCTCCGCCCGACTTTCCCTGAGGAGGCCGCCCGTGTCAAGCAACAGCTCGACGCCTACACTTTCGATGCGGTCTACACCAGTCCGCTCAGCCGTTGCACACGCTTGGCTGCCTATTGCGGCTATCCAGACGCCCTCCGCGACGATCGGCTGAAAGAGATGAATATGGGCGAGTGGGAAATGCAGCTCTTTGACGCCATCACCGACCCCCGCATTCAGGAGTGGTACGACGACTATCTGCATGTGGCGCCCACCGGGGGCGAATCCTACCCCGACATGCAGCGCCGCATCTCCGCCTTTCTCGACGAGCTACGGGAGACGGGTCACAGCCGAGTAGCCCTCTTTGCCCACGGTGGTGTGCTGATGTGCGCTCGTGTACACGCCGGCCAGCTTCCTCCCGCTGAGGCACTCCGTCAGCTCACACCCTTCGGCGGCATCATCCGTATCACCCTGTAA
- a CDS encoding RNA methyltransferase gives MLSKAKIKQVHALELKKHRDEQQAFVAEGTKTVIDLMGTFACEWIAARPEWFDAHADQLSDGERIEADRDELHRASLLKSPPEVIAIFHRREDDLRGADPTQEWVIALDGVQDPGNLGTVIRTADWLGYTHLVCSPDTADAFGPKAIQSAMGSTARIHIHYTDLPAFIRSHSEAMIYGTFADGTPLYDLPSPLTTGLLVMGSEGRGIRSEVAALVTHRIGIPRYPTDRYGAESLNVAVATAIVCAEIRRRAH, from the coding sequence ATGTTGAGTAAAGCGAAGATCAAACAGGTGCACGCGCTGGAGTTGAAGAAACACCGCGACGAGCAACAGGCTTTCGTGGCCGAGGGAACCAAAACCGTAATCGATCTCATGGGCACTTTCGCCTGCGAATGGATAGCTGCACGACCGGAATGGTTTGATGCGCACGCCGATCAGCTATCCGACGGCGAACGAATCGAGGCCGATCGCGACGAACTGCATCGTGCCAGCCTATTAAAGTCGCCGCCCGAGGTGATTGCCATCTTCCACCGCCGTGAAGACGATCTCCGTGGCGCCGATCCCACTCAGGAGTGGGTGATTGCCCTCGACGGCGTGCAAGATCCCGGTAACCTCGGCACCGTGATCCGCACCGCCGACTGGTTAGGCTACACGCACCTCGTTTGCAGCCCTGACACGGCCGACGCATTCGGTCCCAAGGCCATCCAATCCGCAATGGGCTCCACGGCACGCATCCACATCCACTACACAGACCTCCCCGCCTTTATCCGCAGCCACTCCGAGGCCATGATATACGGCACCTTTGCCGACGGCACGCCTCTCTACGACCTACCGTCACCCCTCACGACTGGCTTACTCGTAATGGGCAGCGAAGGACGTGGCATCCGTTCCGAAGTAGCAGCACTCGTCACTCATCGAATCGGTATCCCCCGCTATCCCACCGACCGCTACGGCGCTGAATCGCTCAACGTGGCCGTGGCCACGGCTATCGTCTGCGCTGAGATTCGTCGCCGCGCCCACTGA
- the eno gene encoding phosphopyruvate hydratase: MKIEKITAREVLDSRGNPTVEVDVRLESGFVGRASVPSGASTGEHEALELRDGDKKRYGGKGVLKAVENVNNVIAPALIGMSALEQRAIDHKMLALDGTPTKSKLGANAILGVSLAVAKAAANYLELPLYRYIGGTNTYVMPVPMMNIINGGSHSDAPIAFQEFMIRPVGAPSFREGLRMGAEVFHALKKVLHDRGLSTAVGDEGGFAPALNGTEDALDSILAAIKAAGYEPGKDIRIGMDCASSEFYKDGVYDYTKFEGAKGKKRTADEQIAYLEELISKYPIDSIEDGMSENDWEGWKKLTERIGNRCQLVGDDLFVTNVEFLSKGIAQGCANSILIKVNQIGSLSETLDAIEMAHRHGYTTVTSHRSGETEDATIADIAVATNSGQIKTGSLSRSDRMAKYNQLLRIEEELGALAVYGYKRVK, from the coding sequence ATGAAAATAGAAAAGATTACCGCCCGCGAGGTATTGGACTCGCGTGGCAACCCCACCGTTGAGGTGGATGTGAGATTAGAATCTGGATTTGTTGGACGTGCCAGTGTGCCTTCGGGCGCCTCGACTGGTGAGCATGAAGCCCTCGAATTGCGCGATGGAGACAAGAAGCGCTATGGTGGCAAAGGCGTGCTCAAGGCCGTGGAGAATGTCAACAATGTGATCGCTCCCGCCTTGATCGGTATGTCTGCACTCGAACAGCGTGCCATCGATCATAAGATGCTCGCCCTCGACGGTACACCGACTAAGTCGAAGCTCGGTGCTAACGCCATCCTCGGCGTATCGCTGGCCGTAGCCAAGGCCGCCGCTAACTATCTGGAGCTGCCCCTCTATCGCTACATCGGCGGCACGAACACTTATGTCATGCCGGTGCCGATGATGAACATCATCAACGGAGGCTCGCACAGTGATGCCCCGATCGCTTTCCAAGAGTTCATGATCCGTCCCGTGGGCGCTCCTTCTTTCCGCGAAGGTTTGCGGATGGGCGCGGAGGTTTTCCATGCGCTGAAGAAAGTGCTGCATGATCGCGGACTGAGCACCGCCGTCGGTGACGAGGGAGGCTTTGCCCCCGCACTGAATGGCACCGAGGACGCACTCGATTCGATTCTTGCCGCCATTAAAGCTGCTGGCTACGAACCGGGTAAGGACATCCGTATCGGTATGGACTGCGCTTCGTCAGAGTTTTACAAGGACGGCGTCTATGATTATACCAAGTTCGAGGGCGCCAAGGGCAAGAAGCGTACGGCAGACGAGCAAATCGCTTATCTCGAGGAGCTGATCAGCAAATATCCTATCGACTCGATCGAGGACGGTATGAGCGAGAACGATTGGGAGGGCTGGAAGAAGCTCACCGAGCGCATCGGCAACCGTTGCCAGCTGGTGGGCGACGATCTTTTCGTGACCAATGTGGAGTTCCTCTCCAAGGGTATCGCGCAAGGTTGCGCCAACTCGATCTTGATCAAGGTTAACCAGATCGGATCGCTGAGCGAAACGCTTGATGCGATCGAAATGGCCCATCGCCACGGTTACACGACCGTTACAAGCCACCGCTCGGGCGAGACAGAGGACGCTACGATCGCTGACATCGCCGTGGCTACCAACAGTGGACAGATCAAAACCGGTTCGCTCAGCCGTAGCGACCGCATGGCCAAGTACAATCAGCTGCTTCGTATCGAAGAGGAGTTGGGCGCACTGGCTGTATATGGCTACAAGCGCGTGAAGTGA